The proteins below are encoded in one region of Apium graveolens cultivar Ventura chromosome 4, ASM990537v1, whole genome shotgun sequence:
- the LOC141718279 gene encoding uncharacterized protein LOC141718279 produces MQSLSSASFNSYSPSNKLSEIADRVVNEFQSTDDFILEYTDYNHDKKFVANNNNNNQQQQDEYEDEENEDEGEFEFPQAPLSPIPADEIFSNGQIRPVYPLFNTELVFGNVPNTNSVILPKPNKSSARLPLGKLFMEERANCSSCSSSESDELDGVPSETYCVWKPNTGDNPRELRTKSSSTGTSKRWKFRALLHKSNSDGNDTFDLLNAKKELEAARKETTAPQQNLTKKGPVKENDVRRSYLPHKKDLVELFFSVNGVSRHVNPY; encoded by the coding sequence ATGCAGTCTTTAAGCTCCGCCAGCTTCAACAGCTACTCTCCCTCCAATAAGCTCTCAGAAATCGCTGACAGAGTCGTCAACGAATTCCAATCCACCGATGATTTCATTCTTGAATACACAGATTATAACCATGACAAAAAATTTGTggcaaataataataataataatcagcAACAACAAGATGAATATGAAGACGAAGAAAATGAAGATGAAGGCGAATTTGAGTTCCCTCAGGCACCTCTATCTCCAATTCCAGCTGATGAAATTTTCTCCAATGGTCAAATCCGTCCTGTGTATCCACTCTTCAACACCGAATTAGTATTCGGGAACGTTCCGAATACTAATTCGGTTATTTTACCTAAACCTAATAAATCTTCTGCTAGGTTACCTCTGGGAAAATTATTTATGGAAGAGCGGGCTAATTGTTCATCATGCTCGTCCTCTGAATCGGATGAGCTCGACGGAGTTCCATCCGAGACGTACTGTGTATGGAAGCCAAACACAGGTGATAATCCTCGGGAGCTTCGTACCAAGAGCAGCTCCACGGGTACTTCAAAGAGATGGAAGTTTCGAGCTCTTTTACACAAAAGTAATAGCGATGGAAATGACACATTCGACTTGCTAAATGCAAAGAAGGAACTCGAAGCTGCCCGAAAAGAGACAACTGCGCCGCAGCAGAATTTAACGAAGAAAGGTCCGGTGAAGGAGAATGATGTACGGCGTTCTTACTTGCCTCACAAGAAAGATTTGGTTGAACTTTTCTTTAGCGTCAATGGTGTTAGCAGACACGTTAACCCTTATTGA